In Palaemon carinicauda isolate YSFRI2023 chromosome 38, ASM3689809v2, whole genome shotgun sequence, a single window of DNA contains:
- the LOC137630317 gene encoding uncharacterized protein, whose product MIYLRKSYKVLRETLNMDRSLYEEILKPLLVEDPTPAINWMKQQKLLRAELKCPHCSILMKWTKRSSIQDKYVWKCQVKECSKYKHYESIRKDSFFYRSKLSLQKWIEGIFYWCQELSVLQTVQLLNVSKVTVIDMFSFFREICLKHFERNPIKLGGPGTTVQIDESCFSHKPKHHRGRSPQNPLWVFGIVDPTSSPSLGYMEIVDSRNAETLLPIIRKVVMPGTIIHSDQWKAYRNIERDLGYTHHTVNHSVNFVDRTTGVHTQAVESYWNKHKIRIKRMIGCKREFLNSYLHEFMWSERNKNDKFHRFCETIARQYYFN is encoded by the coding sequence ATGATATACCTCAGAAAGTCGTATAAAGTCTTGAGAGAAACCCTTAACATGGACCGTTCTCTGTATGAAGAAATTCTTAAGCCACTGTTGGTTGAGGACCCGACTCCTGCAATTAACTGGATGAAGCAGCAGAAACTTTTGAGAGCTGAACTAAAATGCCCTCATTGTAGCATTTTAATGAAGTGGACAAAACGTTCTTCAATACAAGACAAATATGTCTGGAAGTGCCAAGTTAAGGAATGCAGTAAATATAAGCACTACGAATCAATTCGGAAAGATTCGTTTTTTTATCGCTCAAAGCTTTCTTTACAAAAGTGGATTGAAGGAATCTTCTACTGGTGTCAGGAACTGAGTGTTTTGCAGACCGTACAGTTATTGAATGTTTCAAAAGTGACAGTTATTGACATGTTCAGCTTTTTTCGTGAAATTTGCTTGAAACATTTTGAAAGGAACCCTATCAAGCTTGGTGGACCAGGCACAACGGTACAAATTGATGAATCTTGTTTTAGCCATAAACCAAAGCACCATAGAGGACGTTCTCCCCAGAATCCACTATGGGTATTTGGAATAGTAGATCCTACTTCATCACCATCCCTGGGTTATATGGAGATTGTTGATTCGCGCAATGCCGAAACACTGTTGCCGATAATTAGGAAAGTGGTTATGCCTGGAACAATTATTCACAGTGATCAATGGAAAGCATACAGGAACATTGAAAGGGACCTTGGATATACGCATCATACAGTTAACCACTCCGTGAATTTTGTTGACAGGACTACAGGCGTTCATACACAAGCAGTAGAGAGCTACTGgaacaaacacaaaataagaataaaacggaTGATAGGATGTAAACGAGAATTTTTGAACTCTTATTTGCATGAATTCATGTGGAGCGAACGTAACAAGAACgacaagtttcatagattttgtgaaactatagcaagacagtattattttaattaa
- the LOC137630318 gene encoding uncharacterized protein, translated as MIYLRKSYKVLRETLNMDRSLYEEILKPLLVEDLTPAINWMKQQKLLRAELKCPHCSILMKWTKRSSIQDKYVWKCQVKECSKYKHYESIRKDSFFYRSKLSLQKWIEGIFYWCQELSVLQTVQLLNVSKVTVIDMFSFFREICLKHFERNPIKLGGPGTTVQIDESCFSHKPKHHRGRSPQNPLWVFGIVDPTSSPSLGYMEIVDSRNAETLLPIIRKVVMPGTIIHSDQWKAYRNIERDLGYTHHTVNHSVNFVDRTTGVHTQAVESYWNKHKIRIKRMIGCKREFLNSYLHEFMWSERNKNDKFHRFCETIARQYYFN; from the coding sequence ATGATATACCTCAGAAAGTCGTATAAAGTCTTGAGAGAAACCCTTAACATGGACCGTTCTCTGTATGAAGAAATTCTTAAGCCACTGTTGGTTGAGGACCTGACTCCTGCAATTAACTGGATGAAGCAGCAGAAACTTTTGAGAGCTGAACTAAAATGCCCTCATTGTAGCATTTTAATGAAGTGGACAAAACGTTCTTCAATACAAGACAAATATGTCTGGAAGTGCCAAGTTAAGGAATGCAGTAAATATAAGCACTACGAATCAATTCGCAAAGATTCGTTTTTTTATCGCTCAAAGCTTTCTTTACAAAAGTGGATTGAAGGAATCTTCTACTGGTGTCAGGAACTGAGTGTTTTGCAGACCGTACAGTTATTGAATGTTTCAAAAGTGACAGTTATTGACATGTTCAGCTTTTTTCGTGAAATTTGCTTGAAACATTTTGAAAGGAACCCTATCAAGCTTGGTGGACCAGGCACAACGGTACAAATTGATGAATCTTGTTTTAGCCATAAACCAAAGCACCATAGAGGACGTTCTCCCCAGAATCCACTATGGGTATTTGGAATAGTAGATCCTACTTCATCACCATCCCTGGGTTATATGGAGATTGTTGATTCGCGCAATGCCGAAACACTGTTGCCGATAATTAGGAAAGTGGTTATGCCTGGAACAATTATTCACAGTGATCAATGGAAAGCATACAGGAACATTGAAAGGGACCTTGGATATACGCATCATACAGTTAACCACTCCGTGAATTTTGTTGACAGGACTACAGGCGTTCATACACAAGCAGTAGAGAGCTACTGgaacaaacacaaaataagaataaaacggaTGATAGGATGTAAACGAGAATTTTTGAACTCTTATTTGCATGAATTCATGTGGAGCGAACGTAACAAGAACgacaagtttcatagattttgtgaaactatagcaagacagtattattttaattaa